Part of the Anaerolineales bacterium genome is shown below.
GGGGAACCACACCGCCGCGCGCCCGGAGTCGCCATTTCGCGGCCGGCTGTACTCCGGGACGGGAAATATGGTCAGCAGACGGAACGCAGCCAGAAGGTATTTCATGCCTTACCGGAAATTCCCGCCTCGTCGAACGTCGCCATCTCCGCCTGGAGACGGCAGGCGGCTTCGGCCAGTGCGATCCCGAGTGCCGCGCCGGTTCCTTCGCCGAGGCGCAGGTTGAGGTCGAGCAGAGGGAGCAACCCGAGGCTCTCGAGCATCCTGCCGTGCCCGGATTCCCCGGCTCGGTGCGCCGAAAGCAGGTACGGCCGGCACGCGGGGGCGATGGCGGCGGCGATCATAGCCGCCGCCGTGGCGATGAATCCGTCCAGCATCACCGGTTTTCGGCGGGCGGCCGCGCCCAGGATCACGCCCGCCAGGCCGCCGATCTCGAACCCTCCCACTTTGGCAAGCACGTTCAGGCCGTCGCGCGGGTCGGGTTTGTTCACCGATAGGGCCCGCTCGACGGCGGCGGCCTTGCGCTTCAATCGCCCGTCATCGATGCCCGTGCCGCGCCCGACGATCCTGCTTGGCGGCGCTCCCGTCAACACGCAGGCGATTGCGGCGGCGGCGGTCGTGTTGCCGATGCCCATCTCGCCCGTGCCGACGATGTCTGCGCCGCGAGCGATTTCCGCTTCGACCACTTCCACACCGGCCAGGACGGATTCCAACGCCTGCCCGTGCGTCATCGCCGGACCCAGCGCCATGTTCGCCGTTCCGTGGGCGATCTTTCTGCTCTGCAGTTGGTCGTGCGGGGGAATATCGGCGGCGACGCCCATATCGACGAACACCGCGCGGGCGCCGGCGGCGCTGGCCAGCACGTTGATCGCCGCGCCTCCCCGCAGGAAGTTGGCCACCATCTGCGCGGTGACCTCCCGCGGATAGGCGCTGACTCTCTCGTCCGTAACCCCGTGATCCGCGGCCATGACGATGACAACCTTATCCCGGATCACGGGCAGTTCGGCGCCGGTGATGCCTGCGAGCTGAATCGCCAGCTCTTCCAGCCGGCCCAAGCTTCCCGGCGGTTTGGTCAGCCGGTCCTGCCGTGC
Proteins encoded:
- the cobT gene encoding nicotinate-nucleotide--dimethylbenzimidazole phosphoribosyltransferase; amino-acid sequence: MSLENLIAKIPPFDAAAAKAAGARQDRLTKPPGSLGRLEELAIQLAGITGAELPVIRDKVVIVMAADHGVTDERVSAYPREVTAQMVANFLRGGAAINVLASAAGARAVFVDMGVAADIPPHDQLQSRKIAHGTANMALGPAMTHGQALESVLAGVEVVEAEIARGADIVGTGEMGIGNTTAAAAIACVLTGAPPSRIVGRGTGIDDGRLKRKAAAVERALSVNKPDPRDGLNVLAKVGGFEIGGLAGVILGAAARRKPVMLDGFIATAAAMIAAAIAPACRPYLLSAHRAGESGHGRMLESLGLLPLLDLNLRLGEGTGAALGIALAEAACRLQAEMATFDEAGISGKA